Proteins encoded within one genomic window of Blattabacterium cuenoti:
- a CDS encoding urease subunit gamma, with amino-acid sequence MHLTFYEKEKILLHMAGELAKKRLKRGLKLNYPESVALITHYVMEGARDGKTVKELMNEARDILKEDQVMDGVYELLNNVQVEATFPDGTKLVTIHNPIKTNKNSNIIPGEYDLIQEDIVLSPGRSRIERVVFNSGSRPIQIGSHFHFYETNIALHFDRSGTKGYRLDIPSGRSVRFEPGETKEVTLVKIGGSQKIYGFSGKENMI; translated from the coding sequence ATGCACTTAACTTTTTATGAAAAGGAAAAAATTCTTCTGCATATGGCTGGAGAGTTAGCAAAAAAACGTCTAAAAAGAGGATTAAAATTAAACTATCCTGAATCTGTAGCTTTAATCACGCATTATGTTATGGAAGGAGCACGTGATGGAAAAACAGTTAAAGAGCTTATGAATGAAGCAAGAGATATTTTAAAGGAAGATCAAGTGATGGATGGAGTTTATGAATTGCTTAATAATGTTCAAGTAGAAGCAACTTTTCCTGATGGAACAAAACTAGTAACTATCCATAATCCTATTAAAACAAATAAAAATTCTAATATAATTCCAGGAGAATATGATTTGATTCAAGAAGATATTGTTTTGTCTCCTGGAAGATCTCGTATAGAAAGAGTGGTTTTCAATTCTGGAAGTCGTCCTATACAAATTGGATCTCATTTTCATTTTTATGAAACCAATATTGCACTTCATTTTGATAGGAGTGGAACTAAAGGATATAGATTAGATATTCCTTCAGGAAGATCTGTTCGTTTTGAACCAGGAGAAACAAAAGAAGTCACCTTAGTAAAGATAGGAGGAAGTCAAAAAATTTATGGATTTTCAGGAAAAGAAAATATGATATGA
- the thrA gene encoding bifunctional aspartate kinase/homoserine dehydrogenase I, with product MQVLKFGGSSVAHSNAIKRICSLLEKKPKGKYAIVVSALGNITDQLIQCGQLASERRNIYKNILEKIEIRHLNLIRELFPITDQSHLISWIKKNINDLESLCDGIFQVEELSKRSLDKIMSFGELSSSFLISEKLKQSGLDAICKDSRELIITDSQFGCAQVDFITSNHHIIQFFSEKTSEYIVLPGFIGSTLENETTTLGRGGSDYTASILAAAISASLLEIWTDVSGMMTANPKIVNQAFPIKEISYEEAMELSHFGAKVIYPPTIQPAMKKHIPIQIKNTFSPSDPGTLIYIRKEKNISQPVTGISGIQNLALLTLEGSGMVGVPGYSKRLFEALSREKINVIFITQSSSEHSITTGIHEMDIIKAKAVIDSEFAQEIHQKCIDPLKIEKDLCIIAVVGDNMKNLHGTSGKMFSSLGRNSINVRAIAQGSTEKNISAVIQKTDFKKALNTLHEAFFESPPKQINLFICGVGKVGSKLLEQIDQQKNYLLKELKLQVRVIGLANSKKMYFNNNGINNLCKCTDFLNKNGHKMNVYSFIKKVWKLNLRNSLFVDNTASEEMAMTYEKFLKNGIGVITCNKIACSSDYDHYKKLKTLSRHFKAPFLFETNVGASLPVISTLNDLINSGDKINKIEAVLSGSLNFIFNHFIGEKSFLEAVQEAQSKGYTEPDPRIDLIGLDVMRKILILARECGSPLELFDIQKKSFLPKSCSNAISVNSFYKELHQHRDYFSNIRKKAEKEEKRLRFIARYENGIASVGLESVKQSHPFYQLEGKDNMVLYNTYRYDEQPLIIKGAGAGAEVTASGVFSDIIKATK from the coding sequence GTGCAAGTTTTAAAATTTGGAGGAAGTTCCGTAGCTCATTCTAATGCCATAAAACGTATTTGTTCTTTATTAGAAAAAAAACCAAAAGGAAAATATGCAATTGTTGTATCTGCATTAGGGAATATTACCGATCAATTAATACAATGTGGTCAATTAGCTTCTGAAAGAAGAAATATTTACAAAAATATTTTAGAAAAAATAGAAATTCGTCATCTTAATCTCATAAGAGAATTATTTCCAATAACTGATCAAAGTCATTTAATCAGTTGGATTAAAAAAAATATTAATGATTTAGAAAGTTTATGTGATGGTATTTTTCAAGTAGAGGAACTTTCCAAACGTTCTTTAGATAAAATAATGAGCTTTGGAGAACTTAGTTCTTCTTTTCTTATTTCAGAAAAATTAAAACAATCTGGATTAGATGCTATTTGTAAAGACAGTAGAGAATTAATTATAACAGATTCTCAATTTGGATGTGCTCAAGTCGATTTTATTACTAGCAATCATCATATTATTCAATTTTTTAGTGAAAAAACATCAGAATATATTGTTTTACCGGGATTCATAGGCTCTACTTTAGAAAATGAAACAACTACTCTTGGAAGAGGGGGATCTGATTATACTGCATCCATTTTAGCTGCTGCAATATCTGCTAGTTTACTTGAAATATGGACAGATGTAAGTGGAATGATGACAGCTAACCCAAAAATAGTCAATCAAGCTTTTCCTATAAAAGAGATTTCTTATGAGGAAGCAATGGAATTATCACATTTTGGAGCAAAAGTTATTTATCCACCAACAATACAACCTGCGATGAAGAAACACATTCCCATACAAATTAAAAATACTTTTTCTCCTTCAGATCCTGGAACTTTGATTTATATCAGAAAGGAAAAAAACATCAGTCAACCTGTTACAGGTATTTCTGGAATTCAGAATTTAGCTTTATTAACTCTTGAAGGAAGTGGAATGGTAGGAGTTCCGGGTTATTCCAAACGTTTATTTGAAGCTTTATCACGTGAAAAAATAAATGTCATTTTCATCACACAAAGTTCTTCAGAACATTCAATTACTACAGGAATACATGAAATGGACATCATTAAAGCAAAAGCTGTAATAGATAGTGAGTTTGCTCAAGAAATCCATCAAAAATGTATTGATCCATTAAAAATAGAAAAAGATCTTTGTATTATTGCCGTAGTAGGAGATAACATGAAAAATCTTCACGGAACAAGTGGAAAAATGTTTTCTTCTTTGGGAAGAAATAGTATTAATGTTAGAGCTATAGCGCAAGGGTCTACAGAAAAGAATATATCAGCAGTTATTCAAAAAACTGATTTTAAAAAAGCTTTAAATACTTTGCATGAAGCTTTTTTTGAAAGTCCTCCAAAACAAATTAATCTTTTTATTTGTGGAGTTGGAAAAGTAGGAAGTAAATTACTTGAACAAATTGATCAACAAAAAAATTATCTGCTTAAAGAATTAAAACTTCAAGTAAGAGTTATTGGATTAGCTAATAGTAAAAAAATGTATTTCAATAACAATGGAATCAATAATTTATGTAAATGTACTGATTTTTTAAATAAAAACGGACATAAAATGAATGTTTACTCTTTTATAAAAAAAGTGTGGAAACTTAATCTAAGAAATAGTTTATTTGTAGATAATACAGCTAGTGAAGAAATGGCGATGACTTATGAAAAATTCTTGAAAAATGGAATTGGAGTTATCACTTGTAATAAAATAGCTTGTTCTTCTGATTATGATCATTATAAAAAATTAAAAACTCTTTCCAGACACTTTAAAGCACCGTTTTTATTTGAAACAAATGTAGGAGCAAGTCTTCCTGTGATTAGTACTTTAAATGATCTTATCAATAGTGGAGATAAAATTAATAAAATAGAAGCTGTCTTATCTGGAAGTTTAAATTTTATTTTTAATCATTTTATTGGAGAAAAATCTTTTTTAGAAGCGGTACAAGAAGCACAATCTAAAGGATATACGGAACCGGATCCTAGAATAGATTTGATTGGATTAGATGTGATGCGAAAAATACTTATTTTAGCAAGAGAATGTGGATCTCCTTTAGAACTATTTGATATTCAAAAAAAATCATTCCTTCCTAAAAGTTGTTCGAATGCTATTTCTGTAAATAGTTTTTATAAAGAATTACATCAACATAGAGATTATTTTTCCAATATAAGAAAAAAAGCAGAAAAAGAAGAAAAACGTTTACGTTTCATAGCTCGTTATGAAAACGGAATTGCTTCTGTAGGATTAGAATCTGTTAAACAAAGTCATCCTTTTTATCAATTGGAAGGAAAAGATAATATGGTTTTGTATAATACATATCGTTATGATGAACAACCTCTGATCATAAAAGGTGCTGGAGCAGGAGCAGAAGTGACTGCATCGGGAGTTTTTTCTGATATTATTAAAGCTACTAAGTAA
- a CDS encoding homoserine kinase: MKGIKIFSPATVANLACGFDVIGLALEIPGDEIFLYKSNNPGIRINKIIHGTSFSLPSDPKKNVVFVALQSFLKKYQQQKFDKERRIGFEIELIKNIHPGSGIGSSAASAAGVVFGANILLGKPFNTMQLIRFAMEGERLASGTAHADNVAPAIMGGVTLVRSYKPLDITKLHTPNELWVSIIHPQIEIKTSDAREILKQKILMTDAIRQWGNIGALVAGLYQEDYELISRSLEDVIVEPIRAMLIPAFYELKIRCKEIGALGGGISGSGPSVFMLSKGNHTAKAVTKIMNCVYSSLKVDYKTYTSPINKQGVKWSEIF; encoded by the coding sequence ATGAAGGGGATTAAAATTTTTTCACCAGCCACTGTGGCTAATTTAGCTTGTGGATTTGATGTCATCGGATTAGCTTTAGAGATTCCAGGAGACGAAATTTTTCTATATAAATCAAATAATCCAGGGATACGAATCAATAAAATAATACATGGAACTTCTTTTTCATTACCTAGTGATCCTAAAAAAAATGTTGTTTTTGTTGCTTTGCAATCTTTTTTAAAAAAGTATCAACAACAAAAATTTGACAAAGAAAGAAGAATAGGATTTGAAATAGAATTAATTAAAAATATACATCCAGGTAGTGGAATTGGATCTAGTGCTGCTAGTGCTGCTGGTGTTGTTTTCGGAGCAAATATATTATTAGGAAAACCATTTAATACAATGCAATTGATTCGTTTTGCTATGGAAGGAGAACGTTTAGCAAGTGGAACTGCTCATGCAGACAATGTCGCTCCTGCTATTATGGGTGGAGTAACTTTAGTAAGAAGTTATAAACCATTAGATATTACGAAATTACATACTCCTAATGAATTATGGGTCAGTATTATACATCCTCAAATTGAAATAAAAACATCAGATGCTAGAGAAATATTAAAACAAAAAATATTGATGACAGATGCAATACGACAGTGGGGAAATATTGGAGCATTAGTTGCAGGATTATATCAAGAAGATTATGAACTGATTAGTAGATCTCTAGAAGATGTTATTGTAGAACCTATCCGTGCTATGTTGATTCCAGCTTTTTATGAATTAAAAATAAGATGTAAAGAAATAGGAGCTTTAGGTGGAGGAATATCTGGATCAGGTCCTTCTGTTTTTATGTTAAGTAAAGGAAATCACACTGCAAAAGCAGTTACTAAGATTATGAATTGTGTTTATTCTTCATTAAAAGTTGATTATAAAACTTATACTTCCCCTATCAATAAACAAGGAGTAAAATGGTCTGAAATTTTTTAA
- the thrC gene encoding threonine synthase produces the protein MFYYSLENHKKLVSFEHAVLRGLAPDGSLYFPEKIPILKRQFIQNLSKYDIYTLAMEIITPYIGKEISEESIYSIIHNTLNFPFPLQRIHDNIYVLELFHGPTLAFKDVGAKFMAECLSYFYKKIGKLVTVLVATSGDTGGAVAKGFHKMSGIEVIILYPYKGVSSLQEKQMTSLGKNIYALEIKGDFDDCQNMVKKAFLDKEILEKYRLTSANSINIARWLPQMFYYFLAYRQIKEENKELIFSVPSGNFGNICAGMMSEKMGLPIKYFIASTNINDTIPRFLKTKKYHPTSVKKTISNAMDISNPSNFSRIWYLYKKNMTQLCQKLSSYRFTDEETLAIIEMVWKEHKYMLEPHGAIGYLGLRQYLQNIKSPLAPAVFLETAHPIKFIDSIPLSLRKKISVPEQLKIIFSSNSEKLKTIQIPNDYNIFKNWLIERHK, from the coding sequence ATGTTCTATTATAGTTTAGAAAATCATAAAAAACTTGTTTCTTTTGAACATGCTGTTTTAAGAGGATTGGCTCCAGATGGGAGTTTATATTTTCCAGAAAAAATTCCTATACTAAAACGTCAATTTATTCAAAATTTATCAAAATATGATATATATACTCTTGCAATGGAAATTATCACTCCTTATATTGGAAAAGAAATTTCTGAAGAATCTATTTATAGTATCATTCATAACACTTTAAATTTTCCTTTTCCATTACAAAGAATTCATGACAATATCTATGTATTAGAACTTTTTCATGGACCTACTTTAGCATTCAAAGACGTAGGAGCAAAATTTATGGCAGAATGTTTAAGTTATTTTTATAAAAAAATAGGAAAATTAGTAACTGTTTTGGTTGCAACCTCTGGAGATACTGGAGGAGCTGTAGCAAAAGGATTTCACAAAATGTCTGGAATAGAAGTTATTATTTTATATCCATATAAAGGAGTTAGTTCTCTACAAGAAAAACAAATGACTTCTTTAGGAAAAAATATATACGCTTTAGAAATAAAAGGGGATTTCGATGATTGCCAAAATATGGTGAAAAAAGCTTTTCTAGACAAAGAGATTCTAGAAAAATATAGACTTACTTCTGCAAATTCTATTAACATAGCAAGATGGCTTCCTCAAATGTTTTATTATTTTTTAGCTTATAGGCAAATAAAAGAGGAAAATAAAGAATTAATATTTTCAGTTCCCAGTGGAAATTTTGGAAATATTTGTGCAGGAATGATGTCTGAAAAAATGGGATTACCTATAAAATATTTTATAGCTTCTACAAATATAAATGATACAATTCCTAGATTTTTAAAAACAAAAAAATATCATCCGACTTCAGTTAAAAAAACAATATCAAATGCAATGGATATATCTAATCCAAGTAATTTTTCTCGTATATGGTATTTATATAAAAAAAATATGACTCAATTATGTCAAAAATTATCTTCTTATAGATTTACAGATGAGGAAACACTCGCTATTATAGAAATGGTTTGGAAAGAACATAAATACATGTTAGAACCGCATGGAGCTATCGGATACTTAGGTTTGAGACAGTATTTACAAAATATAAAGAGCCCCTTAGCTCCTGCTGTATTTTTAGAAACAGCTCATCCTATTAAGTTTATAGATTCTATTCCGCTTTCTTTACGAAAAAAGATTTCTGTCCCTGAACAATTGAAAATTATTTTCAGTTCTAATTCAGAAAAATTAAAAACAATTCAAATTCCAAATGATTACAATATTTTTAAAAACTGGTTAATAGAAAGACACAAGTAA
- a CDS encoding thymidylate synthase yields the protein MIQYLTLLKYVLKNGIEKMDRTGVGTKSIFGYQMRFDLEKGFPLLTTKKLSIRSIIHELLWFLQGNTNIRYLNKNRVSIWNEWANENGDLGPIYGLQWRKWPTYNGDFIDQIENVIKEIKFNPHSRRLIVSSWNVGMIQYMKLPPCHLLFQFYVFEKKQLSLQLYQRSADIFLGLPFNIASYALLLIMTSQVLNLKAKELIHTIGDAHIYNNHVKQVKLQIERIPRSLPQMILNPSIKNIFEFRFKDFQLKNYNPFPHLKGDVAI from the coding sequence ATGATACAATATTTAACCCTTTTAAAATATGTATTAAAAAATGGAATAGAAAAAATGGATCGTACTGGAGTAGGAACGAAAAGTATATTTGGATATCAAATGAGATTTGATTTGGAAAAAGGATTTCCCCTTTTAACCACAAAAAAACTAAGTATTAGATCTATTATTCATGAATTATTATGGTTTTTACAAGGAAATACGAATATACGTTATTTAAACAAAAATAGAGTATCTATTTGGAATGAATGGGCAAATGAAAATGGAGATCTTGGACCTATCTATGGACTTCAATGGAGAAAATGGCCCACTTATAATGGGGATTTTATAGATCAAATAGAAAATGTTATAAAAGAAATCAAATTCAATCCACATTCAAGACGTTTAATCGTCTCCTCTTGGAATGTAGGAATGATTCAATATATGAAATTACCACCTTGTCATTTGCTTTTTCAATTTTATGTATTTGAAAAAAAACAATTATCGTTACAATTGTATCAAAGAAGTGCAGATATTTTCCTTGGATTACCTTTTAATATTGCTTCTTATGCTTTATTACTTATAATGACGTCTCAAGTTCTTAACTTGAAAGCAAAAGAATTAATTCATACCATAGGAGATGCACATATCTATAATAATCACGTAAAACAAGTCAAATTGCAAATTGAACGGATTCCAAGATCTTTACCTCAGATGATTTTAAATCCTTCAATAAAGAATATTTTTGAATTTCGTTTTAAAGATTTTCAATTAAAAAATTATAATCCTTTTCCTCATCTCAAAGGAGATGTTGCGATTTAA